In Kiritimatiellales bacterium, a single genomic region encodes these proteins:
- a CDS encoding acyltransferase, translating into MSKHPVSQDFADVVKPKFPLNIFLWLRHTFIISPFQTFSDLFIRIAKYTPLNCRIKAALLKMRGMKIGKLPVIYERVCVGLPSNVQVGDYVNLSRGVLLGPGAKKHESIVIGNEVMIGYDAKLLGSDHLIPEDINKPMRWSGHTDTGGIVVEDNVWICANVVITAGCRIGTGSVVAAGAVVTKDVEPYSIVGGVPAKVIRKRI; encoded by the coding sequence ATGAGCAAACATCCGGTCAGCCAAGATTTTGCAGACGTTGTAAAGCCGAAGTTTCCGCTGAACATTTTCCTTTGGTTGCGGCATACATTCATCATCTCCCCGTTTCAGACCTTCTCCGATCTGTTTATCCGCATTGCAAAATATACGCCGCTGAACTGCCGGATCAAAGCGGCGCTGCTGAAAATGCGCGGCATGAAAATCGGGAAGCTGCCGGTAATTTATGAGCGCGTCTGCGTCGGTCTGCCGTCCAATGTTCAAGTCGGTGATTATGTGAATCTGTCACGCGGCGTGCTGCTGGGACCGGGAGCAAAAAAACATGAATCGATCGTCATCGGCAATGAAGTGATGATTGGCTACGACGCGAAGCTGCTGGGCAGCGATCATCTGATCCCGGAAGATATTAATAAGCCGATGCGCTGGTCGGGACACACCGATACCGGCGGAATTGTTGTAGAAGATAACGTCTGGATCTGCGCCAACGTAGTCATCACTGCCGGCTGCCGGATCGGAACCGGCTCGGTCGTTGCCGCCGGCGCGGTGGTCACTAAAGATGTTGAACCGTATAGTATTGTCGGCGGCGTTCCGGCGAAAGTGATCCGGAAACGAATTTAA